From the genome of Bacteroidales bacterium:
CAACACCACCGCTCTGGTCCATGAAGCTTATATCAAATTGTTCAACCACCGGAATCTGAAATGGGATAGCCGCAGGCATTTCTACAGCCTGGCGGCTAAAGCCATTCGCCACATCCTGGTGGATTATGCCCGTAAAAAACTGGCCCTGAAACGCCGTCACAATGAGGTGGAACTGCAAGAGGACCCCGGAATCCATTTGAGTTACGAGACGGCTGAAGAGATTGAATCCCTGGAAAAGGCATTGAAAAAACTGGAGAAATACAACAAAACGGTGCTTAAGGTAGTGGAATGCAGATTTTTCGCCGGGATGAGCATCCAGGAGACAGCAACTACCCTGAATGTATCGCCTTCCACGGTCAAACGCAACTGGGCCATGGGCCGGCTTTGGCTGCATCGGGAAATCAAAAAACTTCAGTCACCACCATTGCATAAAATTATGGAGTAAGATGGATTTCATTCGAGATGACATCTGGCAATCCATTCAACACCATTTACCGGAGGATTTTGACTCCCCCAAAGAGGTGGAAAAGGCCCTGGTACGCCTGAAAAAACATTTTCCCGATTATTATCAACAGATACGGGAACTGCTCGACGGCCATGACTCCGCCTCCAGGTATTTCGGGAATCTCAATCAGAGCATCATGCAAAGTGCACAGCCCGAAGATCAAATGCTAAAAACAGGCGACCAGATAGGAACATACCGGATCATCAGGCGTTTATCCTCCGGAGGCATGACCCATGTGTATATGGCCGAGCGATCGGATGGAGATTTCAATCAGCTTGTGGCCATTAAGGTGATGAAGCAGAACATCTCCGGTGAACTGCTAAAGGAATATTTCCAGCGGGAAAAACAGATCCTGGCCGACCTGAACCACCCCAACATAGCCAATATATATGACGGAGGCATTACCGAAGAGGATAGACCCTACCTGGTGATGGAATACATCGCAGGATTGCCGGTCACCGAATACTGCGATCGCAACCGGCTTACCATCGAACAACGCATTAAACTGTTCCACCGCATTTGCCAGGCAGTCAACCATGCCCATCAAAACCTGGTCATTCACAAAGACCTCAAGCCGGGCAACATCTTTGTTGACGAGAATGGCAATATCAAACTCATGGATTTTGGAGTAGCCCATATCCTGGATGAGTCACAGGCCAATACTCCCGAAGGGATCAGAGCCTTCACGCCTGCCTGGGCCTCACCGGAACAAATAAAAAACCAAAAGATCACCACTGCCTCCGACATCTATCAACTCGGCCTGCTGTTCTTCCAATTGATCATCGGAGTGCATCGCGATGAATTGGATGAAGGCTTCTTCTCAGGAAAAACTCTGCTGACTAAATCGATGGTGATTCAGAAAAAAAAGGACCGAATCCTCTATGCCCGCAAATTAAACAGGCTCCGGGATTATGATAAAAAAATCCGGGGTGATTTGCAGGCTGTAATGATCAAAGCCCTTCAATCCAAACCTGAAGAACGGTATGCTTCGGTTCAGGATTTGCGTCATGACCTGCAGCATTTTTTTGACAAACAACCCCTCAGTGCGCGGAAACCCACTTTCTTCTATATCTTTTCAAAATATTACCGGAGAAATCGCCTGAAAATCAATATTGGTGCTGCTTCTTTGATTATTTTCCTGATAATCAGTATACAACACAACCATCAATTAAACCACGAGCGCAATATCGCTCAAAAAAATGCCGTAAAAGCCAGGTTTGAAGCAAAAAGGGCCGAAAGCGTCATCTC
Proteins encoded in this window:
- a CDS encoding sigma-70 family RNA polymerase sigma factor translates to MRDDHQLPVTELLDQYNQGYHQAYDQLFSLVYNQLKKVAHNIKFGRSEFETLNTTALVHEAYIKLFNHRNLKWDSRRHFYSLAAKAIRHILVDYARKKLALKRRHNEVELQEDPGIHLSYETAEEIESLEKALKKLEKYNKTVLKVVECRFFAGMSIQETATTLNVSPSTVKRNWAMGRLWLHREIKKLQSPPLHKIME